A stretch of the Argentina anserina chromosome 6, drPotAnse1.1, whole genome shotgun sequence genome encodes the following:
- the LOC126796953 gene encoding uncharacterized protein LOC126796953 codes for MAPFPCSSEHTAASALLLLTVTPPPPPQLSKGDGGDSSELGKCGSADFGDQSFVSGDSKSCCTSLVAGSIVDNQARTIRMLALAALHRDVKLKAAQKNRSKIQSGVKFTSWKTRSGVKVAMTTSFASTSSESSCLSTSSTAAYEPKAWGWKLASVGERTRKIKKKKVGSARMQRKAEAILKLLSHGCYSEVKIRQALGDSPDTSKALRLLLRFAEVKRTGAGGRRSPYIYTV; via the exons ATGGCGCCGTTTCCATGCTCAAGCGAACACACAGCTGCTTCGGCTCTGCTCCTCCTCACCGTCACACCACCACCGCCTCCGCAACTTTCCAA GGGCGACGGCGGAGACTCATCGGAGCTCGGAAAGTGCGGGAGTGCTGATTTCGGAGACCAGAGCTTTGTTTCCGGCGATTCAAAATCCTGCTGCACTTCCTTGGTTGCTGGTTCCATTGTTGACAATCAAGCTCGCACAATCAGGATGCTCGCTCTTGCTGCTCTTCATCGTGATGTCAAGCTCAAA GCCGCGCAGAAAAACCGTTCGAAGATCCAGAGCGGCGTGAAATTCACCTCCTGGAAAACTCGCTCCGGCGTCAAGGTGGCCATGACGACGTCGTTTGCTTCCACGTCATCGGAGTCCTCGTGCCTCTCCACCAGCTCCACCGCTGCATACGAGCCGAAAGCATGGGGATGGAAACTGGCGAGTGTTGGTGAGCGAACCAGGAAgattaagaagaagaaagtgggGTCGGCTCGTATGCAGCGCAAAGCCGAAGCCATTCTGAAACTGCTCTCTCACGGCTGCTACTCCGAAGTCAAGATCCGTCAGGCTCTCGGTGACAGTCCGGACACCAGCAAAGCGCTCAGACT GTTGTTGAGGTTTGCGGAGGTGAAAAGGACTGGTGCTGGAGGCCGTCGCAGCCCTTATATTTACACGGTATAA
- the LOC126798174 gene encoding probable glycosyltransferase STELLO1, giving the protein MLVQERSSSTKPKSPKFSHPSPQIRAVANFSPNLDFSTWFAENLYKIATVLALVATVAVLFMLRNIGDTAALLCFQTQAQSLEKIHYPHLDETTVRRIFDKTSPYAAFRSDKWIVVSVSDYPTEPLRKLVKIRGWQVLAVGNSKTPADWSLKGAIFLSLEEQSKLGFRVLEFLPYDSYVRKSVGYLFAVQHGARKIFDADDRGEVIGGDLGKHFDVDLVGERGHRQETIVQYSHENPNRTVVNPYIHFGQRSVWPRGLPLENVGELGHEEFYTHVLGGNQFIQQGISNGLPDVDSVFYFTRKSGVEGFDIRFDEHAPKVALPRGMMVPVNSFNTMFHSAAFWGLMLPVSVSTMASDVLRGYWAQRILWEVDGQVVVYPPTVHRFDRVEGYPFSEEKDLHVNVGRLIKFLISWRASKQRLIERILELSFAMAEEGFWGEKDVKFTAAWLQDLIAVGYKQPRLMSLDMDRPIGTIGHGDRREFVPQKFPSVHLGVEETGTVNYEIANLIRWRKNFGNVVLIMFCSGPVERTALEWRLLYGRIFKTVIMLSESKNLDLVVEEGRLDNVYKYLPKIFDRYSGADGFLFLHDDTILNYWNLLQADKDKLWITNEVSKSWTKVSPNDNSDWFSKQASMVKKVVSLMPAHFQVSYKNTIPNRKSFIVCSSEIFYIPRRFISDFVDLVNLVGDLEIHHKVAIPMFFLAIDSPQNFDSVLSKMIFEEESPSINSSSLYSAQVPAVHPWSVSSEQDFIKLIRTMAEGDPLLMELV; this is encoded by the exons atgtTGGTCCAAGAGCGCAGCAGCAGCACCAAACCCAAGTCCCCTAAGTTCTCTCATCCTTCCCCCCAGATCAGAGCCGTCGCCAATTTCTCACCCAACCTCGACTTCTCCACATGGTTCGCCGAAAACCTCTACAAGATCGCCACCGTCCTCGCCCTCGTCGCCACCGTCGCCGTCCTCTTCATGCTCCGCAACATCGGCGACACGGCCGCGCTCCTCTGCTTCCAGACCCAGGCCCAGTCCCTCGAGAAAATCCACTACCCCCACCTCGACGAGACCACCGTCCGCCGCATCTTCGACAAGACCTCCCCCTACGCCGCCTTCCGATCTGACAAGTGGATCGTCGTCTCCGTCTCCGACTACCCGACCGAGCCGCTCCGGAAGCTCGTCAAGATCCGCGGATGGCAGGTCCTGGCCGTCGGGAACTCCAAGACGCCGGCGGACTGGAGCCTCAAGGGGGCGATCTTCTTGTCCCTTGAGGAACAGTCGAAGCTGGGCTTCAGAGTTTTGGAGTTTCTGCCGTACGACTCGTATGTGAGGAAGAGCGttgggtacttgtttgctGTCCAACACGGAGCTCGGAAGATCTTCGACGCCGACGACCGGGGAGAGGTGATTGGTGGAGATTTGGGGAAGCATTTCGATGTCGATTTGGTAGGAGAGAGAGGGCATAGGCAGGAGACTATAGTGCAGTATAGCCATGAGAATCCTAACAGGACGGTCGTAAATCCCTACATTCATTTCGGGCAGAGGTCGGTTTGGCCTAGGGGTTTGCCCTTGGAGAATGTGGGTGAGCTTGGACACGAGGAGTTTTACACTCATGTTCTTGGTGGGAATCAGTTTATACAGCAGGGGATATCTAATGGGCTGCCGGATGTGGATTCGGTGTTTTATTTCACACGAAAATCGGGGGTGGAGGGGTTTGACATTAGGTTTGATGAGCATGCTCCCAAGGTGGCATTGCCCCGGGGGATGATGGTGCCGGTGAATAGTTTTAATACTATGTTCCATTCCGCGGCGTTTTGGGGGTTGATGCTGCCTGTTTCGGTTAGCACAATGGCCAGTGATGTGTTGCGGGGGTATTGGGCGCAGAGGATTTTGTGGGAGGTGGATGGTCAGGTTGTGGTGTATCCACCAACTGTGCACAGGTTTGATAGAGTCGAGGGGTATCCGTTTTCGGAGGAGAAGGATCTTCATGTGAATGTGGGTCGTTTGATTAAGTTTCTGATTTCGTGGAGAGCAAGCAAGCAGAGATTGATTGAGAGGATCTTGGAGTTGAGCTTTGCTATGGCAGAAGAGGGGTTTTGGGGTGAGAAGGATGTCAAGTTTACTGCTGCTTGGCTTCAGGACTTGATTGCTGTTGGGTACAAGCAACCGAGATTAATGTCACTGGATATGGATAGGCCGATTGGAACTATTGGTCATGGGGATCGAAGAGAGTTTGTTCCACAAAAGTTCCCATCTGTTCATCTTGGAGTTGAGGAAACGGGAACTGTGAACTATGAAATTGCAAATTTGATCCGGTGGAGGAAGAATTTTGGGAATGTTGTCCTCATTATGTTCTGCAGTGGCCCTGTGGAACGAACTGCTCTTGAATGGAGATTGCTGTATGGGCGGATATTCAAAACTGTGATCATGCTGTCCGAGTCAAAGAATCTGGACCTGGTTGTTGAAGAAGGAAGATTGGACAATGTCTACAA GTACCTACCCAAAATATTTGATCGATATTCTGGTGCAGATGGGTTTTTATTTCTTCACGATGACACCATTCTTAATTACTGGAATCTTCTACAAGCAGACAAAGACAAATTATGGATCACAAATGAG GTATCCAAGTCTTGGACCAAGGTGTCGCCAAATGACAACTCAGATTGGTTTTCAAAGCAAGCAAGCATGGTAAAGAAGGTTGTTAGCCTGATGCCAGCTCACTTCCAAGTCAGTTATAAGAACACCATACCTAATCGCAAGAGCTTCATAGTCTGCAGTTCTGAGATATTCTACATCCCTCGTCGCTTCATATCTGATTTCGTCGATCTTGTTAATTTAGTGGGAGATCTGGAAATCCATCACAAAGTTGCCATCCCGATGTTCTTTCTAGCTATAGATTCACCTCAAAATTTTGACTCGGTGCTAAGCAAAATGATCTTTGAAGAAGAATCGCCTTCGATTAATTCTTCATCCCTTTATTCGGCCCAAGTGCCTGCCGTTCACCCTTGGAGCGTGTCAAGCGAACAAGATTTCATAAAGCTAATAAGAACAATGGCTGAAGGTGACCCTCTCTTAATGGAGCTAGTCTAA
- the LOC126798452 gene encoding magnesium-chelatase subunit ChlH, chloroplastic, translated as MASLVSSPFTLPQTKPDQLSSFSKKHYFLHSFLPKKTNHQCSSNSKTLKVKSAMGNGLFTQTTQEVRRIVPANLQNLPTVKVVYVVLEAQYQSSLTAAVQSLNASNKYASFEVVGYLVEELRDKTTYKTFCDDLEDANVFIGSLIFVEELALKVKEAVEKQRDRMDAVLVFPSMPEVMRLNKLGSFSMSQLGQSKSPFFQLFKRNKKQGAGFADSMLKLVRTLPKVLKYLPSDKAQDARLYILSLQFWLGGSPDNLQNFLKMIAGSYVPALKGEKIPYSDPVLFLDSGIWHPLAPCMYDDVKEYLNWYGTRKDTNEKLKSPNAPIVGLILQRSHIVTGDESHYVAVIMELEARGAKVIPIFAGGLDFSGPVEKFLIDPVTKKPFIHSAISLTGFALVGGPARQDHPRAIEALMKLDVPYIVALPLVFQTTEEWLNSTLGLHPIQVALQVALPELDGGMEPIVFAGRDPRTGKSHALHKRVEQLCTRAIRWGELKRKSKAEKKVAITVFSFPPDKGNVGTAAYLNVFSSIFSVLQELKRDGYNVEGLPETSDALIEEVIHDKEAQFSSPNLNIAYKMGVREYQSLTPYAAALEENWGKPPGNLNSDGENLLVYGKQYGNVFIGVQPTFGYEGDPMRLLFSKSASPHHGFAAYYSFVEKIFQADAVLHFGTHGSLEFMPGKQVGMSDACFPDSLIGNIPNVYYYAANNPSEATIAKRRSYANTISYLTPPAENAGLYKGLKQLSELIASYQSLKDTGRGQQIVSSIISTARQCNLDKDVELPDEGVEISAKERDNVVGKVYNKIMEIESRLLPCGLHVIGEPPTAMEAVATLVNIAALNRPEENIFSLPAILAETAGRDIEDLYRQSDKGILKDVELLKQITDASRGAVSSFVERTTNEKGQVVDVKNKLTSILGFGINEPWVEYLGNTKFYRADREKLRTLFEYLAECLKLIVADNEIGSLKQALEGKFVEPGPGGDPIRNPKVLPTGKNIHALDPQSIPTTAAMNSAKVVVERLIERQKLDNGGKYPETIALVLWGTDNIKTYGESLAQVLWMVGVNPVADGLGRVNKVEVVPLEELGRPRIDVVVNCSGVFRDLFINQMNLLDRAVKMVAELDEPVEQNFVRKHALEQAETLGIGVREAATRIFSNASGSYSSNINLAVENSSWNDEKQLQDMYLSRKSFAFDCDAPGAGMAENRKVFEMALSTADATFQNLDSSEISLTDVSHYFDSDPTNLVQNLRKDGKKPSSYIADTTTANAQVRTLSETVRLDARTKLLNPKWYEGMLSSGYEGVREIEKRLTNTVGWSATSGQVDNFVYEEANETFIKDEEMLNRLMKTNPNSFRKLLQTFLEANGRGYWDTDEENIERLKELYQEVEDKIEGIDR; from the exons ATGGCTTCTTTAGTCTCTTCACCATTCACCTTACCCCAAACAAAGCCAGACCAGCTCTCCTCCTTCTCCAAAAAACACTACTTCCTCCACTCCTTCCTCCCCAAAAAGACCAACCACCAATGCAGCAGCAACTCAAAGACCCTCAAAGTAAAGTCCGCAATGGGCAACGGCCTCTTCACCCAAACGACGCAAGAAGTCCGTCGTATAGTCCCCGCCAACCTCCAGAACCTCCCCACCGTCAAAGTCGTCTACGTCGTCCTCGAGGCCCAGTACCAGTCCTCCCTCACCGCCGCCGTCCAGTCTCTCAACGCCTCCAACAAGTACGCTTCTTTCGAGGTCGTCGGTTACTTGGTCGAGGAGCTTCGCGACAAGACCACCTACAAGACATTCTGCGACGATCTCGAGGACGCTAACGTCTTCATCGGCTCCCTCATTTTCGTCGAAGAGCTTGCGCTCAAAGTCAAGGAAGCAGTTGAGAAGCAAAGAGACAGAATGGACGCAGTTCTTGTCTTCCCTTCAATGCCCGAAGTAATGAGGCTCAACAAGCTTGGTTCCTTCTCCATGTCGCAGCTGGGCCAGTCCAAGAGTCCCTTCTTTCAGCTCTTCAAGAGGAATAAGAAGCAGGGAGCTGGGTTTGCCGACAGTATGCTCAAGCTAGTTCGAACACTCCCGAAGGTTCTCAAGTACTTGCCTAGTGATAAGGCTCAGGATGCAAGGCTGTACATTCTGAGTTTGCAGTTTTGGCTTGGAGGGTCTCCTGATAACTTGCAGAACTTTCTGAAAATGATCGCCGGGTCTTATGTTCCGGCGCTGAAAGGGGAGAAGATTCCGTATTCGGAcccggttttgtttttggacaGTGGGATATGGCATCCTTTGGCGCCTTGTATGTATGATGACGTGAAGGAGTACTTGAACTGGTACGGGACTAGGAAGGATACTAATGAGAAGCTGAAGAGCCCCAATGCGCCGATTGTGGGGCTGATTCTGCAGAGGAGCCACATTGTGACAGGGGATGAGAGTCATTATGTGGCTGTTATTATGGAGTTGGAGGCTAGAGGGGCTAAGGTGATTCCGATATTCGCTGGGGGGCTTGATTTTTCAGGGCCTGTGGAGAAGTTTTTGATTGATCCTGTGACTAAGAAGCCGTTTATTCACTCGGCTATTTCGCTTACCGGGTTTGCTCTTGTTGGAGGGCCTGCTAGGCAGGACCATCCGAGGGCTATTGAGGCTCTGATGAAGCTGGATGTTCCGTATATTGTGGCATTGCCTTTGGTGTTCCAGACTACTGAAGAGTGGTTGAACAGCACTTTGGGGTTGCATCCGATTCAGGTGGCGCTGCAGGTGGCTCTTCCGGAGCTTGATGGAGGCATGGAGCCTATTGTTTTTGCTGGCCGGGATCCTAGAACTG GGAAATCGCATGCTCTTCACAAGAGGGTGGAACAGCTCTGCACCAGGGCAATCAGATGGGGTGAACTGAAACGGAAGTCCAAG GCAGAGAAGAAGGTTGCGATCACAGTGTTCAGTTTCCCTCCTGACAAAGGAAATGTAGGAACAGCTGCTTATCTTAATGTGTTCTCCTCCATCTTCTCAGTTCTGCAAGAACTGAAAAGAGATGGTTACAATGTTGAGGGCCTTCCAGAGACTTCAGATGCTTTGATTGAAGAGGTAATCCACGACAAAGAGGCTCAGTTCAGCAGCCCAAATCTGAACATTGCCTACAAAATGGGTGTCCGTGAATATCAAAGCTTGACTCCTTATGCTGCTGCATTGGAGGAGAACTGGGGAAAGCCTCCAGGGAACCTGAACTCGGATGGAGAGAATCTCTTGGTATATGGGAAACAATATGGCAATGTCTTCATTGGTGTTCAGCCCACATTTGGCTATGAGGGTGATCCGATGAGGCTCCTGTTCTCCAAATCAGCTAGCCCGCATCATGGTTTTGCAGCATATTATTCATTTGTAGAAAAGATTTTCCAAGCTGATGCTGTACTGCATTTTGGTACTCATGGTTCACTAGAATTCATGCCTGGAAAACAGGTAGGGATGAGTGATGCATGCTTCCCAGACAGTCTGATTGGCAACATTCCCAATGTCTATTATTATGCTGCTAACAACCCATCTGAAGCTACAATAGCCAAGCGTCGGAGCTATGCCAACACCATCAGCTATCTGACGCCACCTGCGGAAAATGCTGGGCTTTACAAAGGCCTCAAGCAGTTGAGCGAGCTTATTGCGTCATATCAGTCACTTAAAGACACCGGCCGTGGACAACAGATTGTGAGCTCAATTATCAGCACTGCTAGGCAATGCAATCTTGATAAGGATGTTGAACTACCTGATGAAGGTGTGGAAATCTCTGCAAAAGAAAGAGATAATGTGGTTGGAAAGGTGTACAACAAAATCATGGAGATTGAGTCCCGCCTGCTGCCCTGTGGGCTTCATGTCATTGGTGAGCCTCCAACGGCCATGGAAGCAGTTGCAACTCTGGTGAACATTGCTGCACTGAACCGTCCAGAAGAAAATATTTTCTCACTCCCAGCTATACTTGCTGAGACAGCTGGAAGAGACATAGAGGATCTTTACAGACAAAGTGATAAAGGAATACTGAAGGATGTGGAGCTTCTCAAACAAATAACAGACGCATCAAGGGGAGCAGTTTCTTCATTTGTGGAGCGTACAACAAATGAGAAGGGTCAAGTGGTTGATGTAAAGAATAAGTTGACATCAATTCTTGGGTTTGGTATCAATGAGCCTTGGGTTGAGTACTTGGGAAACACAAAATTTTACAGGGCAGACAGGGAGAAACTTAGGACGTTATTTGAGTATTTAGCAGAATGCTTGAAGCTGATCGTGGCTGACAATGAGATAGGGAGCTTGAAACAAGCATTGGAGGGTAAATTTGTTGAGCCAGGACCTGGTGGTGACCCAATCAGGAACCCAAAAGTGTTGCCAACAGGAAAGAATATTCACGCACTAGATCCACAATCCATTCCCACCACAGCAGCAATGAATAGTGCAAAGGTTGTTGTGGAGAGGTTGATAGAGAGGCAGAAGCTTGACAATGGAGGAAAGTATCCCGAGACGATTGCACTTGTCTTGTGGGGTACTGACAATATCAAGACCTATGGTGAGTCCCTGGCTCAGGTTTTGTGGATGGTTGGTGTGAATCCAGTTGCTGATGGTCTTGGACGAGTCAATAAGGTAGAAGTAGTGCCTCTTGAAGAGCTTGGAAGACCAAGGATTGATGTTGTTGTTAACTGCTCAGGAGTCTTCAGAGATCTCTTTATCAATCAG ATGAATTTGCTAGACCGAGCAGTGAAGATGGTAGCTGAACTAGATGAGCCAGTTGAACAGAACTTTGTCAGGAAGCATGCACTGGAGCAAGCAGAAACCCTTGGAATCGGTGTTCGTGAAGCTGCAACCCGGATATTTTCCAATGCTTCTGGCTCCTATTCATCTAATATAAATCTTGCTGTGGAGAACTCCTCCTGGAATGATGAGAAGCAGCTGCAAGACATGTACCTGAGCCGGAAATCATTCGCTTTTGATTGCGACGCTCCAGGTGCAGGCATGGCTGAGAACAGAAAAGTTTTTGAGATGGCATTGAGCACAGCTGATGCAACATTCCAAAATTTGGACTCTTCAGAAATCTCACTTACTGATGTGAGTCACTACTTTGATTCTGATCCAACCAATCTTGTGCAAAACCTAAGGAAGGATGGAAAGAAACCAAGTTCTTACATTGCTGACACCACCACAGCTAATGCACAG GTTCGAACACTCTCTGAGACCGTGCGCCTTGATGCAAGGACCAAGTTGTTGAATCCCAAGTGGTATGAAGGAATGTTGTCTAGCGGATACGAGGGTGTTCGTGAAATTGAGAAGAGACTCACTAATACAGTTGGATGGAGTGCAACTTCCGGGCAAGTTGACAACTTTGTGTATGAAGAGGCCAATGAAACTTTCATTAAAGATGAGGAGATGCTGAACAGGCTTATGAAAACAAATCCAAACTCCTTCAGGAAACTGTTACAGACATTCCTGGAGGCCAATGGACGCGGCTACTGGGACACCGATGAGGAGAATATTGAGAGGTTGAAGGAGTTGTACCAAGAAGTTGAAGATAAAATTGAGGGAATTGATCggtaa